The Kiritimatiellia bacterium genome includes a window with the following:
- a CDS encoding glycosyltransferase family 2 protein has translation MNAKSPFSTLSIVIPVYNEARTVETILNRVRSVDVGLRKEIILVNDCSTDGTREVLERLAKEDPTLVVLHHERNRGKGAALRTGFARATGDIVLIQDADLEYDPREYPQLLQPILDGHADVVYGSRFIGGGPHRVLFFWHMVGNKFLTLLSNMMTNLNLTDMEVCYKVFRREVLQGIVIKEERFGFEVEITAKVARKRCRIYEVPVSYHGRTYEEGKKINWKDGVRALWCIIRYRLAD, from the coding sequence ATGAACGCAAAGTCCCCTTTTTCAACGCTATCCATCGTCATCCCCGTCTACAACGAGGCGCGAACGGTCGAAACCATCCTAAATAGGGTCCGTTCGGTCGACGTGGGTTTGCGCAAAGAGATCATCCTGGTTAACGATTGCTCGACGGACGGCACGCGCGAGGTTCTCGAGCGTCTCGCGAAGGAGGACCCGACCCTTGTGGTCTTGCACCACGAACGCAATCGCGGCAAGGGCGCCGCTCTCCGAACGGGATTCGCTCGGGCCACTGGCGATATTGTTCTCATCCAAGACGCCGACCTCGAATACGATCCCCGCGAATATCCGCAGTTACTGCAGCCGATTCTGGACGGCCATGCGGATGTCGTTTATGGGTCGCGTTTTATTGGCGGCGGGCCGCACCGGGTTCTTTTCTTCTGGCACATGGTGGGAAACAAGTTCCTCACGCTTCTCTCCAACATGATGACGAACCTTAACCTCACGGACATGGAGGTCTGCTACAAGGTCTTTCGCCGCGAGGTGTTGCAAGGGATCGTGATCAAAGAGGAGCGTTTCGGATTCGAAGTCGAGATCACCGCCAAGGTCGCCCGAAAACGCTGCCGAATTTACGAAGTTCCCGTCAGCTATCACGGCCGCACCTACGAAGAAGGCAAAAAAATCAATTGGAAAGACGGTGTTCGCGCCCTCTGGTGCATCATTCGCTACCGGCTGGCGGACTGA
- a CDS encoding glycosyltransferase family 39 protein: MTFPTSQTAPLPVAIIASGVILLILWQVGIYPLALAGRLLSADHELSAETVARMATGQVWAALALVATGLTALFRRGIVSPRTMMGAPRVSAPAFLALLMLGGALSAAISFHVLFDSIPHVTDAISHFFQAKIFAGGELVAAAPPCPLAFFQHHVLITNDGKWFTKYPPGHALLLAIGQLLGYSNAALLLAHLLVLVASYFLARSFFTESVARATAAAFAVSPLAILLAGSMMSHTTFLASFLTGSWALVSALHMPRAPFLNVLAGFAYGLSFLIRPHEFLISAAAVATGLLLSAPRAVLEILRSSRHLLMGFLPAFVAILLWNQKAYGHWAAIGYGFTTDQSLFPMFQSRFGVGEHFKLADAAQLSLHRLIRFDQALLGWPLTLPLLGFAFLRVMDRRVRFLVIATAVHVGVYFFYDYLGHEYEARYYYNLAPVMLVLLAFGLREWAGASPARRFVVLAVVVASFAHAVGAYWPQVVFRNYGPDYEQANRCLHERALRELPPSSLVLIDSGAPEIRFRYSSGFLFNDPALTGRVIYARGEYLDLVPCLVRAFADRRFYRYVADPNDWCNGRFVPVEVSPPAGSE, encoded by the coding sequence ATGACGTTCCCGACATCGCAAACGGCGCCTCTTCCCGTGGCCATCATCGCATCGGGGGTGATTCTTCTTATCTTGTGGCAGGTCGGCATCTATCCGCTCGCGTTGGCAGGTCGATTATTGTCGGCCGACCATGAGTTGAGCGCTGAAACGGTGGCGAGAATGGCGACCGGGCAGGTTTGGGCTGCTCTCGCGCTGGTCGCAACCGGACTGACGGCTTTATTTCGGCGCGGAATCGTTTCGCCGCGGACAATGATGGGCGCGCCGCGCGTGTCCGCGCCCGCGTTTCTTGCCCTGCTCATGCTTGGTGGCGCCTTGAGCGCGGCCATTTCCTTTCACGTTTTGTTCGACAGCATCCCGCATGTAACCGATGCGATCAGCCACTTCTTTCAGGCGAAAATCTTCGCCGGCGGCGAACTCGTAGCCGCTGCTCCCCCCTGCCCGCTGGCTTTTTTTCAGCATCACGTCCTGATCACAAACGATGGGAAATGGTTCACGAAATACCCCCCCGGCCACGCACTGCTCTTGGCAATCGGCCAACTCCTTGGATACTCGAATGCTGCTCTCCTCCTCGCTCACCTCCTCGTGCTAGTGGCATCGTACTTTCTGGCGCGCTCATTTTTTACCGAATCGGTAGCGCGCGCCACCGCTGCCGCATTCGCCGTATCGCCGCTGGCAATTCTCTTAGCCGGATCCATGATGTCCCATACGACCTTTCTTGCATCATTCTTAACCGGCTCTTGGGCTTTGGTCTCGGCGCTACACATGCCTCGAGCGCCTTTTCTCAACGTCTTGGCCGGCTTCGCGTACGGATTGAGCTTCCTTATACGGCCGCACGAATTTTTGATTTCGGCTGCCGCGGTTGCGACCGGCCTGCTACTCTCAGCCCCCCGCGCAGTTTTGGAAATCCTGCGATCGAGCCGGCATCTGCTGATGGGCTTTTTGCCCGCATTCGTGGCGATCTTGCTGTGGAACCAAAAAGCGTATGGTCATTGGGCAGCGATTGGGTACGGCTTTACAACGGATCAGAGCCTGTTTCCAATGTTCCAATCCCGCTTCGGAGTTGGCGAACATTTCAAGCTCGCAGATGCCGCGCAACTATCTCTTCATCGCCTCATCCGCTTCGACCAAGCGTTGCTCGGATGGCCGCTGACCCTGCCCTTGCTCGGTTTTGCGTTCCTTCGCGTTATGGACCGAAGAGTACGTTTTTTGGTCATCGCCACGGCTGTCCATGTCGGCGTCTACTTTTTTTACGACTATCTGGGCCATGAATACGAGGCCCGGTATTATTACAATCTCGCCCCGGTTATGCTCGTCCTGTTGGCCTTCGGACTCAGAGAATGGGCAGGGGCTTCTCCTGCGAGGCGGTTCGTTGTTCTTGCGGTCGTGGTTGCCAGCTTCGCCCATGCCGTCGGCGCCTATTGGCCCCAGGTTGTTTTTCGAAACTATGGTCCGGACTACGAGCAAGCGAACCGGTGCCTGCACGAACGCGCCCTGCGGGAACTGCCGCCTTCGAGCCTTGTCCTGATCGACTCAGGAGCGCCAGAAATCCGGTTCCGCTACTCCTCCGGATTTCTGTTCAATGACCCCGCTCTGACCGGCCGGGTCATTTACGCCCGTGGGGAATATCTCGATCTTGTACCGTGCCTAGTTCGGGCATTTGCCGACCGGAGATTCTACCGCTACGTTGCGGATCCAAACGATTGGTGCAATGGCCGGTTTGTCCCTGTTGAGGTCAGTCCGCCAGCCGGTAGCGAATGA